Within Oceanicoccus sp. KOV_DT_Chl, the genomic segment ACCACGAAGTGCTTTTTTCAAGGCCGGAAACGATTTTATCTGACGACGCGCTGTGTTGAGGAAAATACCGCACGGCCACCAAAAAGAGCCAGTAAAGCGTTATACTAGCCGCGCTACTATCCTCAAAGACAATGACTACAAGGTTAGCACCCAATGATCAGAGCAGAAATTGAACAAGCATTAAGAACACTGCATCAGGCCATAGCCCAAGCCATACCTGAAGATGACAGCGGCAACGCCATCAACGCACAATTTGAACATTTATTTAGCACCTTTGACAGCAGCGAAGACTACACCTTTATTGCGCAGGAACTACTCAATAACTTGATAATGTTTTATCCAAACTTTACCCCGGCAATCCCCAGGGAACTACTATGGTCAGTCGGTGGATCCTGTATGCACTATTTGTCCGAAGAGGAAATGGAGCAATTTGCCGCTGCTGATACTGAGGAATCGACCAGGCACTAAGCACACGGTAATGCGTAAAAGCATTCGAAGCTGCGCCAACTTTTAGCTAAGCGCAGCCTCAATTTAACCACCTCTACTTTACGCCAACCCTGAAACAGCCTTCACTTCCAAAAAGTCGGCAAAGCCATGAGCGCCCCACTCGCGACCATTACCTGACTGTTTATAGCCACCAAACGGTGTCAGCAAATCTCCAGACTGACCATTGATATTGATATTACCCGCGCGGATACGTGAAGCGACTGCTCGCACCTGTGCCATATCATCACCCTGAATATATCCGGCCAGACCGTATGGGGTGTCATTGGCGATAGCGATGGCTTCTTCAATATCGTCATAAGGCAAAATCACTACCACCGGACCAAAAATTTCTTCCTTGGCGATAGTCATCTCATTATTTACATCAGCAAAAACCGTCGGTTTAACAAAATACCCATGCTCTAGCCCTTCCGGCTTACCGACACCACCACAAACCAATGTAGCCCCTTCATCGATACCCTGTTGAATCAAGCTTTGTATTTTATTGAACTGCACTTCGCTCACCACTGGCCCCATAGTAGTACCTTCCGCTTTGGCATCACCGACCACCAAGTCTGCGGCAAATGCTGCCGCAATAGCTGCCGCCTGCTTCATTTTAGCGGCAGGAACCAACATTCTCGAGGGCGCATTACAAGACTGCCCGGTATTCCTGAACATAACCTCCATACTGCGCGTAACGGCCGCCTCCAGATCCACATTGTCCAATACAATATTGGGAGACTTACCACCTAATTCCTGCGCTACCCGCTTAATCGTTGGCGCAGCATTTTGCGCGACCAACGCACCGGCACGAGTAGAACCAGTAAACGACATCATATCTACTTCGGGATGAGAGGACAGTGCGGTACCCACGCCCGGACCATCACCATTAATCATATTGAATACACCTGCGGGAACGCCAGCCTCCTCCATCACCTGGCTAAATATATACGCCGATAAAGGCGCTACCTCTGAGGGTTTTAAAATAACTGTACAACCAACCGCCAGCGCTGGGGCTACTTTGCAGGTAATCTGATTGATTGGCCAATTCCAGGGTGTTATCAAACCACATACGCCAATCGGTTCTTTCATCACTAAACTATTGCCGACTGCTTCTTCAAAACTATAATTTTTGAGTATTTCCATAGCTGTACTCAAATGCCCGATTCCCGTTGCCGCTTGCGCCTCTACAGCCAATTTCGTAGGCGCACCCATCTCTTCGGAAATGGCATCGGCAATATCGCTATAACGCTTTTGATACACCGCACAAATCGATGCCAGTAATTCGATGCGAAATTCACGACTACTATAACCATAAGTATTAAATGCCTGCCTGGCCGCCACTGCCGCTTTATCCACATCGGCCGCCGAACCAATGGAAATCGTTGCGCACACTTGTTCGGTTGATGGATTGATCACCTCTAACGATTTTGCTGTTACTGGAGCCACCCACTCGCCATTGATAAAAATTTGTCATAGATACGCATTACTCTCTCCTATCCACTTAAACATTGACGCAAATATCTGCGGACAACTATTAGACAACTTCAACCGTATTTTAGCCAGTGCTACAAGCTTACTTTTTGTTTAACTACTATGAACACAGTGTTAACCTCAGCCTGCATAAAACCCTTGGGTCAGGAGATAACCACAATGCTTTCACAAAAACTATCCCCCAGTAGTTTCATCATAACCACTATTATATTGATCACAGCTTGCTCAGACCCCACAGCGCCTGATCCCACAGCTACAGCCCCCAAAAGTACAACGCAATCTGCTAAAGCTTACGACTTTAGCGCACTCGAAGCAGCTATCAACGCCGGTGACGCCATTCTCGCCCAGCAACTCCTCGCGCAAGCCCAGCAACAAACGTCAACCTCTGCGGATAGAATTGCCGAATACCAGATACAACTGGATAAAATTATAGCCAGCGCAGCCCAGCGCTATTTAGAACAGGCCCAGCAGCTAATGGAAGTCGCCTATCAACCGCTGGAATCCGGCCAGACAGACCAACCACGGCAACAACTCCAATCTGCCCATGAAGCCATTCAAAAAGCCAAAAGTCTGGAACAAAGCAACCCGGGCATTCAACTGGCTCTTAACAATCTTGAGAAAAAATATCTCTCTATGATTGAATCCGCAGCCGATGATCGCGCCTACAATCGCGCCAAAAGCTTTATCGAAGATTCGCTGACTATGGAGCTTAAGCAAGAAGGTATTCTGGCTAGCGGTGCCACTATTGATAAAGCCATTATGCGCAAGGCCAGATCGATCAATCCAATGCCCATGTAAACTCACCCACTGATAAAGGATCAACAATATGATTACTGTCTATGGCTACCCCAATACTCGCTCACTGAGAGTCTGCTGGATGCTGGAAGAATTAGCACAGCCTTATGAATACTCGCTGGTGGATTTTAGTAAAGGCGAATCCCAATCCCCGCAATTTTTAGCGGTTAATCCGGCTGGTAAAGTGCCCGTAATAACCGATGGCGATTTACTGCTAACCGAATCAGCTGCGATTATTACTTATTTGGGAGACAAACTGGGCAATGGAGATCTGGTTCCCAAGGCTGGCACCCCTCAGCGTGGCCATTACGACCAGTGGTGTCATTTTGCTATGTGCGAATTAGAACAGCCATTATGGACAAGGGCCAAACATAAGTTTGCCCTACCCAGTGAGCATCGGATTAAAGAAATTTTCCCTACTGCGGACTGGGAGCTGCAAAAAGCACTGAATTTATTCAGCCAGGGGCTGGGTAAGAAGGACTATATTTTAGGTGATGCCTTTAGCGCCGCCGATATTTTATTAGGCCAAACACTGCAATGGGCTATTAGCTTTAAGCAGCAGGTGCCACAACAAAACCTGCAAGATTACTCACAACGCCTGCGCAATCGTCCCGCTTTATTAAAAGCACAACAACGGGAAAAAACCGAGGCCGGCATTTAAACTTGGGGCCGTTATGTAACTACTTAATAACGGCCCAACCCATTAAGCTTAAAGCCCCAAACAGCGGGATAAAATGGCCGGGGCAGTATCACTATTCAAGGGCTTGATGACAAAACCCTGAATACCTAAATTTTGACAGTTACTAATGACACTACTGTCAGTGACCGAACTCAGCATCACAATCGCCACATCCTTATTGCTCATCCTGATTTTTTCCAACGCAATGTCGCCGTTCATCTTGCCCATAACAATATCCATAAAGAGGAAGTCAGGGTTTTGCGCAGCAACAATATCGACTGCCTCATCGCCATCACTGGCTTCTAGAATATTGTTATATCCCAATTTATCGAGGTAGCGGCTTAATGCTTTGCGAATCAGCGGAGAATCATCTACCAGTAAAATTTTAGCATCGTTTGGCAATGGAGCTGCCAAGGGTGTGATCGTGGTTTCAACCGTATCTTTGGCATCGACCATTTTTTCAATAGAGTGGTCAGTGGCTGTTTTCCGAATTAATAGATTAAAAAAGTAACGTCCGACGCCTTCAACATGAATAGGAACAGTAACAATTGTTTCAACGCCCTTAAGGTACTGACTCATATCATCAAGATTGACGACAGTCTGCGGTGCAGAAAAACTAAAACCTAAATTATGTTTGGCCAGCAAATCTGTTGCCCGCCCTACTATCGTGTTTCCCCACTCTGCCAACGCATCAGATAAATCCTGATTCAGCGATTCAATATTACTGGCGGCGGCTCCGGCAAAACCTTCATATACACTGGCGCCAATAGCTAGAGCGGTCTCTTCGTAGTGGTGCATTAAAATCACTCCGTCCAATTCACCCTGAATCTCGGAGCACACGGCATACCCTTTGAAACGAAAATCATCGACGCTATCTTCAAAAATATCGCCTGCCTTACTGTCCATATGCGTCATTGCAGACAATGAATGGATGGATTCTTTGATAAATGGATGAAGAATGATTTTATGAATAACTTCGATAGACATGGGCAACAGCTCCGCAATGATTTCCTGAATGAATGAGTTGCGGATGAAGAGTGCGCATCCAGCCCTTCTAAATTAGTTGGAATTTGCGAAAATACAAAGCGCAGTGATAAAAAACTGAACTGCATCACATCGAAATTAGTACCCCGGCAATAGCGCCGTCCTGATAAACGGCCTTACACCGGTATAGCCGCTTGGCATCGACACCTTGATCTATCATATAGCGCTGCAGTGCTTTGCTGCGCTCACTGGCTAATAACAATAATTTATCCTGCAGCGATGCATCAGCGCTAACAACCGATGACTGCATCGCCAACATGGCTTCTTTATCTTGCAAATTGCTGCTGCCACACAAGTTTAAACTCAGACCTTCACGCGCCTTTAACACGCTCACCAGCTTATCGGCATATTGTTGCTGCGACCCGGACCAAGCCACCGCGTTCGGCTCCGCCAGCACTGGTTCGAAAGCGATCGTCCCCGCTTGCTCGGCGATATAACCCGCTGCAAACGCAATTGCGCCATAGGGTTGTAATGCAAACTGAAGATAACTGACCGAGCCTTTTTGCAATGCCTGGCTTAAAGCCTTGTTGACCAATGAATTCAAACCCACACTGGGATCGCTTAAATCCCCCTTAACTGGCACCGACAAATCAATATGGCCATCGCTATCCTTTAAAATGTTGAGTGCCATCGGTAACGGCATCGGCAAAGTAGCTGCCAAAGATTCTTTTGCTGGATTTTTCAAACCTTCCATTTCAAGTCGTCGTATATCCAATTTATTGGTCATATCAATTTGCTGCTGTTTCAGCGCCAGATCAAATTGATAATCCAATTGGCCCGTGGAAAACTGATAGCCCAGTGCCGGTTCGATATAAGGGGATAAATCCGGCAGCGATATAGAATGAATATCACCCTTTATTTTCATTGCAGGGTACTCCGCAAACAAAGCCACTTCACCACCAATATCGATAGTAGCAAACTCACCCCATCCGGCTTTTATCTTCATTGGTGAATACTGCTCAACACTCGACTGATCTATTTGACTAAGTGACAAGGTATCAATGATTAAATCATTGGCCGATGATTGCTGAAAGCGTTTATCTCGCAATTGAATCACACTGCCTTTGGAAACTGAAAAGTTCGCCAGGGAAACGCTATAGCCTGGTTCGTTGGCAGCACCTGCCTGCTCTGTAGCGGGCTTAGCGTCGCCATTGCTTAAATTATCCAAGCTGGATTGCAACAACGCCAAGCCATCCAGTTCACCCTGTTCAGTCATCAGCAAATGCATAGCCAGACCATCCAAATTTAAACTATCAACATGGATTTTTTTATCGCCGCTAGCTGACAACTTAGACAACAGTAAATTCTTTTGCTGCCATAACGCTTGTTTGGCGTCTGCAGGCTTAACCGCCAGCAAACCCTCAATTGTCAAACTATCCCATTGCGCCCTAATCGTTTCATCCGCTTGTAACTGCTTAATCGCCAAAGTGTCCCAGGCCAATAACAAGAGCTTATTATCCGCGTCCACCACCGATAATTGATCAATAGTTTGTGTCGATGCGATTGAAAACCTGAGCGGCTCAGCCAATAGCAACGCATTCATCTCACCCTGCCAGTGAAATTTTTCACTGTTTATTTGTAATTGCTGATAATCCAATTCCAAACGATTAACCGTTATATTTCCAGCTACCTTCAACGGTATACTATCGTCACTTTCGCGCTGTGCCTGAATCGATAAATCAACATCCACAGCGCCATTGAACTTGCCAACGGGTGCAACTAACAAACCATTAATTGACGCCAATGGAAAATCTTTAATGACTAACTTTCCATTCAGCTCCGGCTTTGTGGCTAAGGGTTGCGCCTTTACTTCTAAAAAAATGGGTGCCCCAGCCCAACTAGCGTCAAAGGTCAATTCAGCCACGCGATCTTCCCAGGTTGAAACTCTGGTTAACTCTAATTGTTTAATGATCAGCGGAGCACTGGCAAACCGTGTGCGGACATCTATATGAACGTTGGATAATTTCACTACTTCCACATCAAGCTGCGGCAAAGCTATTGAATCTGCTTGTTCCTCGCTGGTAGCCGACGCATCTTCAGGATTGGTATTTAAGGGCACTATAATTTCAAACTGGCCATCATCGCTTTCAATGACCGCAAAATTAGCATCACGAATTTCCAGCGATTCGATCACAATGCCACCGCCAAAGAATCCATTCCACGCAAATTTTATACCCAGATAAGCAAACTCCAGTTTGTCTTGCTGTTGGTTGCGGAGTTGTAAATTATCGATCTCGATATCGCCCGCAAATAAATTGATATCCATATCTTCTATGACAGATTGCTCAAAATCCGAATCCCGCAGCACCTTGACCAAATACCATTTAACACCCACCGGGAGTAGCGAGATAAACAAAACAAAAGCCACAGCAATCGCTAGCAATTTGTTTTTATGACGAACCATAAACTGAGTACTTGAATGAGTCATAGCGAAGACATTATTAATAAATAAGAGCTAACTAGTGTAGGGGTATGTGATGTCATTGCCAATAGCTTTGCCCCCATAGTAAAAAAGCCGCCAGATGGCGACTTTGTTATTGAACAACCGATAAAAACTAGGACAGGATTGGTGCAATACCCACTGCGGCACGGACCTTCTTCAGCAAGCCAGAAGCATAACTCCGAGCTTTCACTGCGCCTTTTTGCAATTCTTGCTCGATATATGCGCCATCGGCCATCAGTTCCTCATAGCGTGCTCTAGCTGGGCCCACTTCGTCATTAATCAAACCGAACAATTCCTTTTTCGCCTGTCCCCAAGCAATGCCGCTGGCAAATTGCTCACGCATGTACTGGCTCTGCTCTTCAGTGGCAAAGGCCTGCCAAATCTGAAACACCGTCGAGTCATCAGGGTCTTTCGGTTCCCCCGGCTCCAATAAATTGGTTTTGATTTTATTAATGTGCTTTTGCAACTGTTTCTCAGTTAAAAACAACGGAATCGTGTTGTTATAGCTCTTACTCATTTTACGGCCATCCAACCCATTCAAGACCGCCACATCCTCGCTCACTTCAGCCTCGGGCAAGACAAACAAATCATCAAAGTGATGATTAAACCGCTGGGCAATATCACGCGCCATTTCAACATGCTGAATTTGATCTTTACCAACAGGAATTTTCTTCCCATTGAACATCAAAATATCAGCAGCCATTAAAACCGGATAGCTGAATAAGCCCATAGTAATAGCGTTATCAGGATCTTCCCCGTCCTCTTCATTAGCCTGTACTGCAGCTTTATAGGCATGTGCACGATTCATTAAACCTTTGGCAGTCATACAAGTCAGTATCCAACTGAGTTCGGTAATCTCGGGGACATCAGACTGACGATAAAACGTACTATTGTCAGTATCCAGCCCCAAAGCCAACCAAGTGGCAGCAATTTCCTTAGTGGATTGACGCACCTGCATAG encodes:
- a CDS encoding aldehyde dehydrogenase family protein, producing the protein MAPVTAKSLEVINPSTEQVCATISIGSAADVDKAAVAARQAFNTYGYSSREFRIELLASICAVYQKRYSDIADAISEEMGAPTKLAVEAQAATGIGHLSTAMEILKNYSFEEAVGNSLVMKEPIGVCGLITPWNWPINQITCKVAPALAVGCTVILKPSEVAPLSAYIFSQVMEEAGVPAGVFNMINGDGPGVGTALSSHPEVDMMSFTGSTRAGALVAQNAAPTIKRVAQELGGKSPNIVLDNVDLEAAVTRSMEVMFRNTGQSCNAPSRMLVPAAKMKQAAAIAAAFAADLVVGDAKAEGTTMGPVVSEVQFNKIQSLIQQGIDEGATLVCGGVGKPEGLEHGYFVKPTVFADVNNEMTIAKEEIFGPVVVILPYDDIEEAIAIANDTPYGLAGYIQGDDMAQVRAVASRIRAGNININGQSGDLLTPFGGYKQSGNGREWGAHGFADFLEVKAVSGLA
- a CDS encoding glutathione S-transferase family protein, producing the protein MITVYGYPNTRSLRVCWMLEELAQPYEYSLVDFSKGESQSPQFLAVNPAGKVPVITDGDLLLTESAAIITYLGDKLGNGDLVPKAGTPQRGHYDQWCHFAMCELEQPLWTRAKHKFALPSEHRIKEIFPTADWELQKALNLFSQGLGKKDYILGDAFSAADILLGQTLQWAISFKQQVPQQNLQDYSQRLRNRPALLKAQQREKTEAGI
- a CDS encoding response regulator encodes the protein MSIEVIHKIILHPFIKESIHSLSAMTHMDSKAGDIFEDSVDDFRFKGYAVCSEIQGELDGVILMHHYEETALAIGASVYEGFAGAAASNIESLNQDLSDALAEWGNTIVGRATDLLAKHNLGFSFSAPQTVVNLDDMSQYLKGVETIVTVPIHVEGVGRYFFNLLIRKTATDHSIEKMVDAKDTVETTITPLAAPLPNDAKILLVDDSPLIRKALSRYLDKLGYNNILEASDGDEAVDIVAAQNPDFLFMDIVMGKMNGDIALEKIRMSNKDVAIVMLSSVTDSSVISNCQNLGIQGFVIKPLNSDTAPAILSRCLGL
- a CDS encoding DUF748 domain-containing protein yields the protein MVRHKNKLLAIAVAFVLFISLLPVGVKWYLVKVLRDSDFEQSVIEDMDINLFAGDIEIDNLQLRNQQQDKLEFAYLGIKFAWNGFFGGGIVIESLEIRDANFAVIESDDGQFEIIVPLNTNPEDASATSEEQADSIALPQLDVEVVKLSNVHIDVRTRFASAPLIIKQLELTRVSTWEDRVAELTFDASWAGAPIFLEVKAQPLATKPELNGKLVIKDFPLASINGLLVAPVGKFNGAVDVDLSIQAQRESDDSIPLKVAGNITVNRLELDYQQLQINSEKFHWQGEMNALLLAEPLRFSIASTQTIDQLSVVDADNKLLLLAWDTLAIKQLQADETIRAQWDSLTIEGLLAVKPADAKQALWQQKNLLLSKLSASGDKKIHVDSLNLDGLAMHLLMTEQGELDGLALLQSSLDNLSNGDAKPATEQAGAANEPGYSVSLANFSVSKGSVIQLRDKRFQQSSANDLIIDTLSLSQIDQSSVEQYSPMKIKAGWGEFATIDIGGEVALFAEYPAMKIKGDIHSISLPDLSPYIEPALGYQFSTGQLDYQFDLALKQQQIDMTNKLDIRRLEMEGLKNPAKESLAATLPMPLPMALNILKDSDGHIDLSVPVKGDLSDPSVGLNSLVNKALSQALQKGSVSYLQFALQPYGAIAFAAGYIAEQAGTIAFEPVLAEPNAVAWSGSQQQYADKLVSVLKAREGLSLNLCGSSNLQDKEAMLAMQSSVVSADASLQDKLLLLASERSKALQRYMIDQGVDAKRLYRCKAVYQDGAIAGVLISM
- a CDS encoding tryptophan--tRNA ligase; this encodes MTKERILTGITTTGTPHLGNYVGAIKPAITASHNSDLDSYFFLADYHALIKCHDPMQVRQSTKEIAATWLALGLDTDNSTFYRQSDVPEITELSWILTCMTAKGLMNRAHAYKAAVQANEEDGEDPDNAITMGLFSYPVLMAADILMFNGKKIPVGKDQIQHVEMARDIAQRFNHHFDDLFVLPEAEVSEDVAVLNGLDGRKMSKSYNNTIPLFLTEKQLQKHINKIKTNLLEPGEPKDPDDSTVFQIWQAFATEEQSQYMREQFASGIAWGQAKKELFGLINDEVGPARARYEELMADGAYIEQELQKGAVKARSYASGLLKKVRAAVGIAPILS